In Chryseobacterium gleum, a single genomic region encodes these proteins:
- a CDS encoding phosphopantetheine-binding protein, which produces MENLKTELKHKIIEVLNLEDVSVEEIKDADPLFGGGLGLDSIDALELIVLLDKDYGIKLADPKKGKEIFQSIDTMAAFIENNRTK; this is translated from the coding sequence ATGGAAAACTTAAAAACGGAATTGAAGCACAAAATTATCGAAGTTCTTAACCTTGAAGACGTATCTGTGGAAGAAATCAAAGATGCTGATCCATTATTCGGAGGAGGATTAGGACTGGATTCTATTGATGCTTTGGAACTGATCGTTCTTCTTGATAAAGATTACGGAATAAAATTAGCTGATCCTAAAAAAGGAAAGGAAATTTTCCAATCTATCGATACGATGGCTGCATTCATCGAGAACAACAGAACAAAATAA
- a CDS encoding beta-ketoacyl-[acyl-carrier-protein] synthase family protein — MSQKIAITGMGIISSIGNNVDENFISLQSGKHGISDIEMFETRHAGLIKTGEIKLSNEELVRKLHLDENNNVTRTSLLGMIAAKEAIESAGISDINGYRTGLISSTSVGGMDITEKYFYSYEDFPEKQKYIDAHDAGNSSLAIADYLGLRGMVSTISTACSSAANAIMMGAKLIKNGVLDRVIVGGADSLSKFTLNGFNTLMILTDSYNTPFDNNRKGLNLGEAAAFLVLESEEVVRKENKKVMAYLSGYGNANDAHHQTASSENGQGAFLAMQQALKISGLEKENIDYINVHGTATPNNDLSEGIAMIRIFGENQVPEFSSTKAFTGHTLAAAAGIEAVFSILALQNNVIFPNLNFKTKMEEFDLTPVTELKEKSINHVLSNSFGFGGNCSTLIFSKS; from the coding sequence ATGAGTCAAAAAATTGCCATAACGGGAATGGGTATCATTTCCTCCATCGGAAACAATGTGGATGAAAATTTTATTTCATTACAATCCGGAAAACATGGAATTTCAGATATCGAAATGTTTGAAACGCGCCACGCCGGACTTATTAAAACGGGTGAAATAAAATTATCCAATGAAGAGCTTGTACGGAAACTTCATCTTGATGAAAACAACAACGTCACAAGAACTTCTTTACTGGGTATGATTGCTGCTAAAGAAGCTATAGAAAGTGCAGGAATTTCGGATATCAATGGGTACAGAACCGGCCTGATTTCATCTACCAGTGTTGGCGGGATGGATATTACTGAAAAATACTTCTACTCTTATGAAGACTTCCCCGAAAAGCAAAAATATATTGACGCACACGATGCCGGAAATTCCTCATTGGCCATTGCTGATTATCTGGGATTGAGAGGCATGGTTTCTACCATCAGTACAGCCTGTTCATCAGCAGCCAATGCTATTATGATGGGCGCAAAACTGATTAAAAACGGTGTATTGGACCGCGTGATTGTCGGCGGAGCAGATTCTCTTTCAAAATTTACTTTGAATGGTTTCAATACCCTGATGATTCTTACAGATTCTTACAATACACCCTTTGACAACAACAGAAAAGGACTGAACCTTGGAGAAGCAGCAGCTTTCCTGGTGCTTGAGTCCGAAGAAGTGGTCAGAAAAGAAAATAAAAAAGTCATGGCTTATCTTTCAGGATATGGAAATGCCAATGATGCCCACCATCAGACTGCATCTTCAGAAAACGGACAAGGCGCATTTTTAGCCATGCAGCAGGCTTTGAAAATCTCCGGTTTGGAAAAAGAAAATATAGACTATATCAACGTTCACGGCACAGCAACTCCTAATAATGATTTATCAGAAGGCATTGCCATGATCAGAATCTTTGGAGAAAACCAGGTTCCTGAATTCAGTTCTACAAAAGCATTTACGGGACATACTTTAGCTGCTGCTGCAGGAATTGAAGCTGTATTTTCAATTTTAGCCCTGCAAAACAATGTTATCTTCCCTAACCTGAATTTTAAAACGAAAATGGAAGAGTTTGATCTTACTCCGGTAACCGAATTGAAAGAGAAGAGCATCAATCATGTGCTTTCCAATTCATTTGGATTCGGAGGAAACTGTTCAACACTAATTTTTTCAAAATCATGA
- a CDS encoding beta-ketoacyl synthase N-terminal-like domain-containing protein, translating to MSAVYINSASCISVQDTLNENILQNLHPENSSNILKAVEPNYKEFIPPAMIRRMSKTVKMSSVASHYALKEAGIEQPHAIIVGTGMGCSQDSEKFLKNVIDNHEEFLTPTFFIQSTHNTVAGQIALGLQCHAYNFTYVNTSSSLEFSLLDARLQINDGEAENILVGSTDEQTARTMELYSLNNTIKKEADLPADYLHSTTNGVIWGEGASFFVIGKDKTENSYAQLKNIHISNKVELNEVQDFIKNFLAKNSLSTHDIDAVILGFSGDADSDTYYTKVMDLFPDSAQLYYKHLSGEFNTASGFSIFIACHILKEQQIPEVMMINAKKKENVKNVLLYNHLAGNDHSLVLLEKA from the coding sequence ATGAGTGCAGTATACATCAACAGTGCATCCTGTATCTCCGTTCAGGACACTTTAAATGAAAATATCCTTCAGAACCTTCATCCTGAAAATTCTTCAAACATCCTTAAGGCTGTAGAACCCAATTACAAGGAGTTTATTCCGCCTGCCATGATCAGAAGAATGTCCAAAACAGTAAAAATGAGTTCTGTAGCCTCACATTATGCACTGAAAGAAGCCGGAATTGAACAGCCGCATGCCATTATTGTAGGAACCGGAATGGGCTGTTCGCAGGACTCTGAAAAGTTCCTGAAAAATGTGATTGATAATCATGAAGAGTTTCTTACCCCTACTTTTTTCATTCAGTCTACCCATAACACGGTAGCAGGACAGATTGCTCTGGGCTTACAGTGTCATGCTTACAACTTCACCTATGTGAATACTTCTTCTTCGCTGGAGTTCTCATTATTAGATGCCAGGCTTCAGATTAATGACGGAGAAGCAGAAAACATTCTTGTAGGCTCTACAGATGAGCAAACTGCCAGAACAATGGAGCTTTACTCTTTAAATAATACCATTAAAAAAGAAGCAGATCTTCCCGCTGATTATCTGCATTCCACTACCAACGGAGTGATCTGGGGCGAAGGTGCCAGCTTTTTTGTTATAGGTAAAGATAAAACTGAAAATTCTTATGCCCAGCTTAAGAATATCCATATCAGCAACAAAGTTGAATTGAATGAAGTACAGGATTTTATCAAGAATTTCTTAGCGAAAAACAGCCTATCAACTCATGATATTGATGCTGTTATTTTAGGGTTCAGTGGGGATGCAGATTCAGATACTTACTATACAAAAGTAATGGATCTTTTTCCGGATTCCGCCCAGTTGTATTATAAGCATCTGAGTGGAGAGTTCAATACAGCAAGTGGTTTTTCAATCTTTATAGCCTGTCATATCCTTAAAGAACAGCAGATTCCTGAAGTGATGATGATCAACGCAAAGAAAAAAGAAAACGTAAAGAATGTTCTTCTTTACAATCATCTGGCTGGTAATGACCACAGTCTGGTGTTATTGGAAAAGGCATAA
- a CDS encoding polysaccharide deacetylase family protein, producing MKHYPFILFYLFCNVFIYAFNGSFWVYLFCFFAFSAVVVWGSFDIELGYFVKSITHKRTRIKEVALTFDDGPTEFTPKFLDLLKKHQVKATFFCIGKQIEKYPETFQRIIAEGHTIGNHTLSHSNSTGFLSTSKMIEEIEKCDEVMKNAGNISTDLYRPPFGVTNPNIAKAIRRTHKVSIGWNVRSLDTIIDDEKKIYNRVTKGLKKGSIILLHDTSEKTFRVLANLLVFLENKKYSTFTVDTVLNSDRND from the coding sequence ATGAAACATTATCCCTTTATCCTGTTCTATCTTTTCTGTAACGTTTTTATTTATGCGTTCAATGGAAGTTTTTGGGTATATCTGTTTTGTTTTTTTGCTTTTTCTGCTGTAGTAGTCTGGGGTTCTTTTGATATTGAGCTGGGATATTTTGTCAAGAGTATCACTCATAAACGCACCAGAATTAAAGAAGTTGCCCTTACTTTTGATGACGGGCCTACAGAATTTACCCCTAAATTTTTAGACCTGCTTAAAAAACATCAGGTAAAAGCCACCTTCTTCTGTATCGGGAAGCAGATTGAAAAATACCCTGAGACATTTCAGAGAATTATCGCAGAAGGACATACCATTGGGAATCATACATTATCACATTCCAATTCCACAGGCTTTTTATCCACATCAAAAATGATTGAGGAAATTGAAAAATGTGATGAAGTAATGAAAAATGCCGGAAATATCAGCACAGATCTTTACAGGCCACCGTTCGGAGTGACAAACCCCAATATTGCTAAAGCGATCAGGAGAACCCATAAAGTAAGCATCGGATGGAATGTACGTTCTCTGGACACCATCATTGACGATGAAAAGAAAATCTACAACAGAGTAACCAAGGGCCTGAAAAAAGGCAGCATTATCCTCCTTCATGACACTTCAGAAAAGACCTTTCGCGTGCTGGCTAATTTATTAGTATTTTTGGAGAACAAAAAATATTCAACTTTTACTGTTGATACAGTTTTAAATTCAGATAGAAATGATTAA
- a CDS encoding LolA family protein — protein MIKNIAFGAFLLVSGFFFAQNTAMSGAEAKAFVSKVSSDTKEIKTLQSDFTQTKKMDFLDKSIVTYGRISLQTPNMLSWKYTKPYQYSIIFKSNKIYINDQGKKSSVDAKSKTFEKINKLIVGSSNGTMFNDPEFTVTYFKNGNYNVAKFVPKTAQLLKYIKQIELYFPKSQSTVSQVNMTEASGDTTNIVFKNTKINASIPASEFSL, from the coding sequence ATGATTAAAAATATTGCTTTCGGAGCATTCTTACTGGTTTCAGGATTCTTTTTTGCCCAGAATACGGCAATGTCAGGAGCTGAAGCTAAAGCATTTGTGTCGAAGGTTTCTTCAGACACCAAAGAGATTAAAACGTTACAGAGTGATTTTACCCAGACCAAAAAAATGGATTTTCTGGATAAAAGTATTGTGACCTACGGCCGAATTTCGCTGCAGACACCCAATATGCTGAGCTGGAAGTATACAAAACCTTATCAGTACAGTATTATTTTTAAAAGCAATAAGATCTATATCAATGATCAGGGGAAAAAGTCGTCTGTAGATGCGAAGAGCAAAACATTTGAAAAAATCAATAAACTTATTGTAGGAAGTTCCAACGGAACGATGTTCAATGATCCTGAGTTTACCGTAACGTATTTTAAAAATGGGAATTACAATGTGGCGAAGTTTGTTCCTAAAACAGCCCAATTGCTGAAATACATCAAACAGATCGAGCTGTATTTCCCTAAAAGCCAGTCTACAGTTTCACAGGTGAATATGACTGAAGCTTCCGGAGATACCACGAATATTGTTTTCAAAAATACCAAGATCAATGCTTCCATTCCTGCGTCAGAGTTTTCTTTATAG
- a CDS encoding 3-hydroxyacyl-ACP dehydratase: MQTILTDFYTLTSYEKAEDGKFTAHIHLNKDHDIFKGHFPGNPVTPGVCMMQIIKELTEEFTGSKLFLKTASNVKFMAIINPFETPDLQLQLDINEDNEDVKVKNTTSFGETIALKLSVSYKKVTS; encoded by the coding sequence ATGCAAACCATTCTTACAGACTTTTATACTTTAACATCATACGAGAAGGCAGAGGACGGCAAGTTTACTGCTCATATTCATCTTAATAAAGACCATGATATTTTCAAAGGTCATTTCCCTGGAAATCCGGTGACTCCCGGTGTTTGTATGATGCAGATCATCAAAGAGCTTACGGAGGAATTTACCGGTTCAAAATTATTCCTAAAAACAGCATCAAATGTAAAATTCATGGCGATTATCAATCCTTTTGAAACTCCGGATTTACAGCTTCAGCTTGATATTAATGAAGACAATGAGGATGTTAAAGTAAAAAACACAACTTCCTTTGGCGAGACTATTGCATTGAAACTGTCTGTAAGCTATAAAAAAGTAACGTCATGA
- a CDS encoding DUF2062 domain-containing protein: MSLAEVQNAISEKKICVLIPTYNNEKTLKRVIDGVLNYTESIIVVNDGSTDSTPQILAQYPQITVISLPENKGKGNGLKTGFRAAKKLGFDYAITIDSDGQHYPDDIPVFVEALLQEKEDVLLIGNRNMSQDGIPKKSSFGNRFSNFWFWFETGIKLEDTQSGYRLYPLHKIPKKYFTPKFEFEIEIIVRTAWRHVPVKNVPIKVLYDPAERVSHFRPFKDFTRISILNTILVTITLFYIIPRNFVNNFKKKSFKRFIQEDVLESDGSNRTKAFSIALGVFIGLSPFWGFQTLLVISLSVLFKLNKVLAFVASNVSLPPFIPFIIAASLFLGAPFVSGDSDILSQDLNFELIKNNLLQYVIGSFILSTTFSAIAGIASFLFLNKVSPESN; the protein is encoded by the coding sequence ATGTCCCTTGCTGAAGTACAAAATGCAATTTCTGAAAAGAAAATATGCGTTTTAATACCTACCTACAATAATGAAAAAACCCTGAAGAGGGTAATTGACGGTGTTCTTAACTACACCGAAAGTATTATTGTGGTCAATGATGGCTCCACAGATTCTACACCACAAATTCTTGCTCAGTATCCTCAGATCACGGTAATCTCTTTACCGGAGAACAAAGGAAAAGGAAACGGGCTTAAAACAGGTTTCAGAGCAGCAAAGAAACTCGGGTTTGACTATGCCATCACGATTGATTCAGACGGGCAGCATTACCCGGATGACATTCCTGTATTTGTAGAAGCACTGCTGCAGGAAAAAGAAGATGTTCTCCTGATTGGAAACAGAAATATGTCTCAGGATGGCATTCCTAAAAAAAGCAGTTTCGGAAACCGTTTTTCCAATTTCTGGTTCTGGTTTGAAACCGGTATCAAGCTGGAAGACACACAGTCCGGTTACAGGCTTTATCCTTTGCATAAAATTCCAAAGAAATATTTTACCCCTAAGTTTGAATTTGAAATTGAAATCATTGTAAGAACTGCCTGGAGGCATGTTCCGGTAAAAAATGTTCCGATTAAGGTTTTGTATGATCCAGCAGAACGGGTTTCCCATTTCAGGCCTTTCAAGGATTTTACAAGGATCAGTATTCTGAATACAATTCTGGTAACGATTACTTTGTTTTATATTATTCCGAGAAACTTTGTGAATAACTTCAAAAAAAAAAGCTTTAAAAGATTCATCCAGGAAGATGTCTTAGAAAGTGACGGGAGCAACCGTACAAAAGCATTTTCCATAGCATTGGGAGTATTTATAGGACTTTCACCATTCTGGGGATTCCAGACCCTTCTTGTGATCAGTTTATCTGTACTTTTCAAGCTCAATAAAGTCCTCGCATTTGTAGCCTCCAATGTGAGCCTTCCTCCTTTTATTCCTTTTATCATTGCTGCCTCTCTTTTTCTGGGTGCTCCATTTGTGAGTGGGGACAGTGATATTTTAAGCCAGGATTTAAATTTTGAACTCATCAAAAACAATCTGTTGCAATACGTTATCGGTAGTTTTATCTTAAGCACTACTTTTTCTGCAATTGCAGGAATAGCCTCTTTTTTATTTTTGAATAAAGTAAGTCCGGAAAGCAATTAA
- a CDS encoding alpha/beta hydrolase yields MKKLLTLFFTVWFLLSFSQDRKEIGNTFIKTLLADKNAEKAHSYFDPSVAGQIPVEQLKAISEQLQGQIGALKNILEVNNEGNIYYFYTEFEKTNLDVQLTFGENNKLLGFFLVPHKTFEKRDEKTEFRIKSDAVELKGTLLVPPSDNKKRLVIFVHGSGAHDRDETIGENKPFKDIAEYLFSHGIASYRYDKRIYSYPETFNEKSTVEDETINDAVNVALYFKNNPEYKGYEIIILGHSQGAYMMPKIAEKAKVSKYVFMAGNARPLEDLLVEQYEYLHSLDPANVPAEAVQEIKKQVAFLNSSRFNLNSPKSELPLGQSAAYWKYLKDYNQLNEVKKIKAPMLFVQGGRDYQVTEKDFNLWKETLKNNKAAVFKFYPALSHLFISGSGKPSPKDYETKGKVDEQFLKDLTDFILK; encoded by the coding sequence ATGAAAAAACTTTTAACCCTTTTTTTTACCGTATGGTTTCTGTTATCATTTTCTCAGGACAGGAAAGAGATCGGAAATACTTTTATCAAAACATTACTGGCAGACAAAAATGCAGAGAAGGCTCATTCTTATTTTGATCCTTCGGTAGCGGGCCAGATTCCTGTAGAACAGCTCAAAGCTATTTCGGAACAGCTTCAGGGTCAGATTGGTGCACTGAAAAATATCCTTGAAGTGAATAACGAAGGAAATATTTATTATTTCTACACCGAATTTGAAAAGACAAATCTGGATGTTCAGCTTACCTTTGGAGAGAACAATAAACTGCTTGGTTTCTTCCTGGTTCCTCATAAAACATTTGAAAAAAGAGATGAGAAAACAGAGTTCAGGATAAAGAGTGATGCTGTTGAACTTAAAGGGACACTTCTGGTTCCCCCTTCCGATAATAAAAAGAGGCTGGTGATTTTTGTGCATGGTTCGGGAGCCCATGACAGAGATGAAACAATTGGAGAAAACAAACCTTTTAAAGATATCGCAGAATATCTTTTCAGCCACGGAATTGCTTCTTACCGGTATGATAAAAGGATCTATTCCTACCCTGAAACATTCAATGAGAAATCTACGGTAGAAGATGAAACCATTAATGATGCGGTAAATGTTGCTCTTTATTTCAAAAATAATCCTGAGTATAAAGGATATGAGATTATTATCCTTGGACACAGCCAGGGAGCGTATATGATGCCCAAAATTGCTGAAAAAGCTAAGGTTTCGAAATATGTTTTTATGGCCGGGAATGCAAGACCCTTGGAGGATCTGTTAGTTGAGCAGTACGAATACCTTCACTCTCTGGACCCGGCGAATGTTCCGGCAGAAGCTGTTCAGGAAATAAAAAAGCAGGTTGCATTTTTAAACTCATCCCGATTTAATCTAAATTCACCTAAATCAGAACTACCTTTAGGTCAGTCCGCAGCATACTGGAAGTATTTGAAAGATTACAATCAGCTTAATGAAGTGAAAAAGATCAAGGCTCCAATGCTTTTTGTACAGGGAGGAAGAGATTATCAGGTAACGGAGAAAGATTTCAATCTTTGGAAAGAAACATTGAAGAATAATAAGGCAGCAGTTTTTAAGTTTTATCCGGCATTAAGCCACCTGTTTATTTCAGGTTCCGGAAAACCCTCACCAAAAGATTATGAAACAAAAGGCAAGGTGGATGAGCAGTTTTTGAAAGATCTGACAGATTTTATATTGAAATAA
- a CDS encoding C45 family autoproteolytic acyltransferase/hydolase: protein MKKTNTIYSFCKRTLLYLILCFSLTSCGISKSVHHIPDVKQYSLKIPEVNRVNDSTFSYNQNYLTKNKQQLWELYIKGNPLQLGYNNGALTQNLMQKQEEIFFSKVEGFVPSKFKQRLLRGFLKWYNRKMYLNVREDYQTELYGLSQYSSDHYDFIAPKYLRSLYLHGAHDIGHAMQDLAMVGCTSLAVWNENTEDGDLLIGRNFDFYVGDDFAKNKLVEFVQPEEGIPYMSVSWPGMIGVVSGMNKEGITVTINAGKSKIPLTAKTPISLVTREILQYAKNIDEAIAIAKKRKVFVSESILVGSAADKNAVIIEVSPKNFGVYKVQNTSRVLCTNHFQSEAYKDDKRNQKHIEESHSKYRYEKLQELLQEEKKITPEKMASILRNRSGLKDEPIGYGNEKALNQLLAHHAVIFSPQKRLVWVSSNPYQLGEFVCYDLNEIFSGKSLSQSLKSKTELNIKRDAFADSEEFKNYELSKVYGKEINEAADDKNKLLTDDVIPSYQAMNPDFWLVYYQSGKYYFNKKEYSMAKTAFEKALTKEITTVPDRKNVEKYLKKTLNKLK, encoded by the coding sequence GTGAAAAAAACTAATACCATATATTCATTCTGTAAAAGAACTCTTCTTTATCTTATCCTTTGTTTTTCACTGACATCCTGCGGAATTTCAAAGTCTGTTCATCATATTCCTGACGTAAAACAATACTCATTAAAGATTCCGGAAGTAAACAGAGTCAACGACAGCACTTTCAGTTACAATCAGAATTACCTTACCAAAAATAAACAGCAGCTCTGGGAGCTTTACATCAAAGGAAATCCTTTGCAGCTGGGATATAATAATGGCGCACTGACGCAGAATCTAATGCAGAAGCAGGAAGAAATCTTTTTCTCAAAAGTGGAAGGGTTCGTTCCATCAAAATTTAAACAAAGACTCTTAAGAGGCTTTTTAAAATGGTACAACAGAAAAATGTACCTCAATGTAAGAGAAGACTATCAGACCGAATTATACGGCTTATCACAATACTCATCTGATCATTATGATTTTATTGCACCCAAATATCTAAGGAGCCTTTACCTGCACGGGGCTCACGATATCGGGCATGCGATGCAGGATCTGGCGATGGTAGGCTGTACCTCTCTTGCTGTTTGGAATGAAAATACAGAAGATGGAGACCTTCTGATCGGAAGAAATTTCGATTTTTATGTGGGTGATGATTTTGCAAAAAATAAACTGGTAGAATTTGTTCAGCCGGAAGAAGGGATTCCTTACATGTCGGTAAGCTGGCCGGGAATGATCGGTGTGGTTTCCGGGATGAATAAAGAAGGCATTACAGTAACGATTAATGCCGGAAAATCAAAAATTCCTTTGACGGCAAAGACTCCTATCTCTCTTGTTACAAGAGAAATTCTTCAGTATGCTAAAAATATAGATGAGGCGATTGCTATTGCTAAAAAAAGAAAAGTTTTCGTTTCAGAATCTATTCTTGTGGGAAGTGCTGCAGACAAAAATGCCGTAATCATTGAGGTCTCACCTAAAAATTTCGGAGTTTACAAAGTGCAGAATACCAGCAGGGTTCTTTGTACCAACCATTTTCAGTCGGAAGCCTATAAAGATGACAAAAGAAATCAGAAACATATTGAAGAAAGCCATTCAAAATACAGATATGAAAAACTGCAGGAACTTTTACAGGAAGAGAAAAAAATCACTCCGGAAAAAATGGCTTCCATTTTAAGGAACAGATCGGGTTTAAAAGATGAACCAATTGGTTATGGTAATGAAAAAGCACTCAATCAGCTTCTGGCACATCATGCGGTTATATTTTCGCCTCAGAAAAGACTGGTCTGGGTTTCTTCCAATCCCTATCAGTTGGGGGAATTTGTCTGCTATGACCTGAATGAAATTTTTTCGGGCAAATCACTATCGCAAAGTCTAAAGTCTAAAACAGAACTCAATATTAAAAGAGATGCTTTCGCTGATTCTGAAGAATTCAAAAATTATGAGCTGTCTAAAGTGTATGGCAAAGAAATCAATGAGGCTGCTGATGATAAAAACAAGCTGCTGACGGATGATGTTATTCCTTCTTATCAGGCCATGAATCCTGACTTTTGGTTGGTTTATTATCAATCCGGAAAATATTATTTTAACAAAAAAGAATATTCAATGGCAAAAACAGCGTTTGAAAAAGCTCTTACAAAAGAGATTACAACCGTTCCGGACAGAAAAAATGTGGAAAAATACCTGAAGAAAACATTAAATAAGCTGAAATGA
- a CDS encoding phytoene desaturase family protein, with protein MKKEYDILVIGSGLGGLVSALILAKEGMKVCVLEKNNQYGGNLQTFSRDKLIFDTGVHYLGGLSKGQNLNQFFSYLEIMDDLELYPMDEDGYDRISFGDDETEYPHAQGYQNFVEQLSRYFPEEKENLENYCEEIQYVCSQFPRYHVVGKDHYNEEILHLNTKRFIESVTHNKKLQSVLLGSNFLYAGDSENVPFYVHALTVNSYIQSAYKCVKGGSQISKLLIRKLREYGAEVYKHSEVSEFVFNENNALTAVQTKTGKEYLAKQFISNIEIRSTIKLIGEERLKKSFLNRVLSWKPVSSCFSVYLVLKPHSLPNFNYNRYHYSSEDLVWNASQYQKESWPETYMLSSTPSKHHPEFAESLTAISYMDFEEVKEWENTFNTVADEHERGEAYEKFKLEKTEKMLDALEKKIPNLRHAIKTIYTSSPLSYRDYIGNFEGNMYGYMKSSENPLKTMVSPRTKIDNLFLTGQSVNMHGILGVTIGAFNTCAEILGKDTIDRRLTQMINKN; from the coding sequence TTGAAGAAAGAATATGACATACTTGTAATCGGCAGCGGATTGGGAGGTCTTGTTTCGGCTCTTATTTTGGCGAAAGAAGGTATGAAAGTATGCGTTCTTGAGAAAAATAACCAATACGGTGGAAATCTGCAGACCTTTTCAAGAGATAAGCTTATTTTTGATACAGGAGTCCATTATCTTGGAGGTTTGAGTAAAGGACAAAATCTGAATCAATTCTTTTCCTACCTGGAAATCATGGATGATCTTGAACTCTATCCCATGGATGAAGACGGCTATGACAGGATCAGTTTTGGGGATGATGAAACAGAATATCCGCACGCACAGGGCTATCAGAATTTTGTGGAACAGCTTTCCAGATACTTTCCCGAAGAAAAAGAAAACCTTGAGAACTATTGCGAAGAGATTCAATATGTCTGCAGCCAGTTTCCCAGATATCATGTGGTAGGGAAAGACCATTACAACGAAGAAATCCTGCATCTCAATACCAAAAGATTCATTGAATCTGTTACCCATAACAAAAAACTTCAGTCGGTGCTGCTGGGTTCCAATTTTTTATATGCCGGAGATTCTGAAAATGTTCCTTTTTATGTGCATGCCTTAACGGTAAACTCTTATATTCAGAGCGCTTACAAATGTGTAAAAGGAGGAAGCCAGATTTCCAAGCTTCTGATCAGAAAACTTCGCGAATATGGGGCAGAGGTATATAAACATTCTGAGGTTTCTGAATTTGTCTTTAATGAAAATAACGCATTGACAGCCGTACAAACAAAGACAGGAAAAGAATATCTGGCAAAACAATTTATTTCCAATATTGAGATCCGTTCCACCATTAAGCTGATCGGCGAAGAAAGATTAAAGAAATCCTTTCTAAACAGAGTTTTAAGCTGGAAACCGGTTTCATCCTGCTTTAGTGTTTATCTGGTTTTAAAGCCTCACAGCCTTCCGAATTTTAATTACAACAGATACCATTATTCATCAGAGGATCTGGTTTGGAATGCATCCCAATACCAAAAAGAATCATGGCCGGAAACCTATATGCTCTCATCCACGCCTTCAAAACATCACCCTGAGTTTGCAGAAAGCCTCACCGCTATTTCCTATATGGATTTTGAAGAGGTGAAAGAATGGGAAAATACTTTCAATACCGTGGCAGATGAACATGAAAGAGGCGAAGCTTATGAAAAATTTAAGCTTGAAAAGACCGAGAAAATGCTGGATGCGCTGGAAAAGAAAATTCCTAATTTAAGGCATGCTATTAAAACAATATACACTTCTTCTCCGTTATCTTACAGGGACTATATAGGAAACTTTGAAGGCAATATGTACGGATACATGAAAAGTTCTGAGAACCCGCTTAAAACAATGGTTTCTCCCCGTACGAAAATTGACAATCTGTTTCTGACAGGACAGTCTGTTAATATGCACGGGATTTTAGGAGTAACCATAGGAGCTTTTAATACCTGTGCGGAGATTCTTGGAAAAGATACAATAGACAGGAGGCTGACACAAATGATTAATAAAAACTAA